One Shewanella sp. MR-4 DNA window includes the following coding sequences:
- the sohB gene encoding protease SohB codes for MEFLYEYGMFLAKAVTIVVALVAVIIVVLASTVKHKSDKGELRITNLSEELEDLKHSLKEELLSKKQFKAYEKQLKADEKAKEKAAEEDSKGKVFVIDFKGSIDAAEVASLREEISAILTIAEKGDEVVVNVESGGGMVHGYGLASSQLDRLRQAEIPLTICVDKVAASGGYMMACVANKVYAAPFAIVGSIGVVAQLPNFNRLLKKHEIDYEQHTAGDFKRTLTVFGENTDEGRQKFQQELEETHVLFKAFVSKYRPQLDLAKVATGEHWYGQQAIELGLIDAISTSDDVLMQLAGERTVYKLRYQVRKKLADKIAHGASLSVNAIFNRLVEKNRSM; via the coding sequence TTGGAATTTCTATACGAATATGGCATGTTTTTAGCGAAAGCTGTGACAATTGTGGTTGCGCTTGTTGCTGTGATTATTGTGGTGCTCGCGTCCACGGTGAAGCACAAATCGGATAAAGGTGAACTGAGGATCACCAATCTTTCAGAAGAACTGGAAGATCTCAAACACAGCTTGAAGGAAGAACTGCTGTCGAAGAAGCAGTTTAAAGCCTACGAAAAACAGCTGAAAGCGGACGAAAAGGCGAAGGAAAAAGCGGCCGAAGAAGACAGCAAAGGTAAAGTTTTTGTAATTGATTTTAAAGGCAGTATTGATGCCGCCGAAGTGGCTTCTTTGCGGGAAGAAATCAGCGCGATTTTAACCATTGCCGAAAAGGGCGACGAAGTGGTGGTGAATGTCGAAAGTGGCGGTGGCATGGTCCATGGCTACGGTCTGGCCTCTAGCCAGCTTGACCGTCTGCGTCAGGCCGAGATCCCATTAACGATTTGCGTGGATAAAGTTGCCGCCAGCGGTGGTTATATGATGGCCTGTGTGGCAAACAAAGTGTATGCCGCGCCATTCGCCATCGTAGGTTCAATCGGTGTCGTTGCCCAGTTGCCTAACTTCAACCGTTTATTGAAGAAACATGAAATCGACTACGAGCAACACACTGCCGGTGATTTTAAGCGCACCTTAACCGTGTTTGGCGAAAATACGGACGAAGGCAGACAGAAGTTCCAACAGGAGCTGGAAGAAACCCACGTGTTGTTTAAAGCTTTCGTGAGCAAGTATCGTCCTCAACTCGACTTGGCTAAGGTGGCCACAGGCGAACATTGGTACGGTCAACAGGCGATTGAATTAGGCCTTATTGATGCGATTTCAACCAGTGACGATGTGTTAATGCAGTTAGCTGGCGAACGTACTGTGTACAAGTTGCGCTACCAAGTCCGTAAGAAACTGGCAGATAAAATCGCCCATGGTGCGTCTTTATCGGTAAATGCGATTTTTAATCGATTAGTTGAGAAAAATCGTTCCATGTAA